Below is a genomic region from Medicago truncatula cultivar Jemalong A17 chromosome 3, MtrunA17r5.0-ANR, whole genome shotgun sequence.
TTCAATTccataaaaatcatatatccACATAGGTATAAgaatagtaattatttttatggatagcctataaagagagagagagagtaattacatttagtcaaaatcaataaatgttCTTTGATATTCAATTAATCCAAATTTTAGCAAAACATGTGACTATGAAAATCCATAAGAAAATAGGAAATCCAAGAATCTccgaaaaagaaaataatatatggATTGATATGGCCACTAGAATGTCTATAATGAACGAACATTTATGATTATATCAGTTTATAAGTACTTcaagaacacaatatcatactcGATAGGAGTATTGATATTATACATTGtacttattatttattaccTCATAAAATGTGGAATGTTGGTAAAAGAGAAATCACAATATTATTTGGATGCAAAGAGGTTATTGTGCATATTCCAACAAAATTGACTTAAGCATCCAATTATGATGCTTATTGAGATTAAAAGAATTTTAATACATATCTCAATATAATAGAATGAGACTAAAGTTTAAAGTCTCTTAAACTATGCCATATTTTATAGTGTGCACAAAAGTATATGACAATGACAAGAATTTTAAATTGTATGTATATAGTATTGTGTACCCATTTATCTTGATCTTacatatatactccctccgtttcataatacttgtccattttagagaataattttgtttcaaaatacttgtcacttttaagtttcaatgcaacattaattattgacttgtcaataatacccttgcatgtttattgtagagagagaaaaaagtaaaatgaaataataaatgattaagggtattatagaaaacacacatatattttcatcaaaaataacaaaatttatttggtttcttggtTAGTGCAATTTCAccaaaatggacatgtattttgaaacggagggagtatgaacAAGAGTGAGATTTCTCATTTGAACTCATAGTATATAATATTGTGTACACACTCCCACtgatcccatatatatataaacaagacTGAATGAGATTCTCATTAGTGATCACTAACATAGAAAgattataataattgattattgtcgATGAtctataattgattaattaaataattaatccaataggttaaacatatattaaccctcAATTCTTCAccttcatcaacaaattcatagTCAATACCGATGACAAACCTTTTCCCTTCTTTTTTGAATCTTGAATTCcgataacaacaacaaagaacTATGTTACTTCACCTTACTCCAATTTATTATGTGactctttttctattttttcatcCCAATCACAAAATTAGGATTTATAGGGAAACTGATGAGAAGTTGagcatttgtgttttttttttatttaaattttccatcaaaaagATTGTTCAATTCATTACACATAGATATAATTAAGCTTTGATTAGAATTTCGATGATTTGTAGAAACTTATGGACAATGATGAATATATGGGTTTGAGAAAACATTTATTTGTTGATTGTGTTAGAGAAGAGAATGAGGAAGATAAAGGAttagagaaagaagagaaggaCAGAGAGAATAGGGAAGAAGAGAAGACAGGGAATCATGAGAGAGGAGAAGAAccatgtgaaaaaaaaaaaaaatcaagatttttatattgtattgatttttgtttagtttattttttttttatttgtaatttatacAAAGTAAAGTTTTTTATGTTGCATGTCACTTCTACGtttattctcaatatttttattgttttttctattttctaaaacaaatatttgatttgacataaatatctcaataaacttttgattttattcattaaatattttatttaatttttttttattcaatttctaatattttattttttgaggtaaTTCCTAATATTTTTGTAACACCCATACTAAACGTATCTAGAAAGTTTAGCATGTGCATTATCTTTAGTACtggatatattaaaatttacaacataaattcttcaaattaatattttatacagCAATGTGCGTTCGTACAATCAACATCACCCTACTACTACTCCAAAACATAGAAAATACATCATTGAAATCCAAACATCCTGCAGCGGTACGAACGGACACTTGCTGGATATCCATCCGGCTACAAGCTTGCTAAGTCCTTGCCATATCAACCTGCTAATCTGAAACAAATAAGGATTGGGATGAGACATAATGTCTCAGTGAGTTCTACCTAACCCTAGGCTATAGGTAACATCAGGGAAAACCTATGGTCACCACGTGTCTACAATACAACCTGCCGGTTGATTATACGTATGTGGGCTTGCTTGCCTAGACGGTTGTGTATACTAGATCCGTCGTAGGTTCTTTGCATCTTAGTTCAAAGGTCTTGTCTTGCTCTTCATGTCATGGAGGTCAACGGAACCTAGAACCGCTATGTCAAGATACGATAAACGCATCCAAACCTAAACATAAGTCATTCATGACATGATCCTAAACCGGACGATCAGGGAATACTAAAATCGTCTTATGTATAACTTCTTGGTCTTATCTTGATTCCTAAACTTATACATAACTTGCATCTTATCGTAAACGTAAGCATATCATTTCATGTTCATTCATTATGTTAGCGGTGAGCAAACAAAATTATCTGAGTTCATTTCAGGGTAAGGATTAATCCCGAGTGGAGTAACCCCGGAAGTTAATCCCTTACTTGACCGACGAAAACCTAGCTAAGGTATATCAGACTCCCTCAGTGACGTGCGAGCCTACCATGCGGAGCGTATCCCGTTCCCCTTGTGAGAACCTCTCGTATCCCCCTTGGCGTGGATAGCATAAAGACACGACACCTACATCTTACTTTATGGTCTTGACCATATATGATACTTGTCTTAGTACTTGCTTGCTTAGTCATTCTTGCTCATAGTGAAAAGACTATAACTATCAATTCACTACCTAACTTGCTTAAGGTTCCTGCTAACTTTCTAGGTTCTCGACGGTCTATGCCGAGGCTTTATGCTTTTTCCATTCTTAGTTTATCGCTACCCGAATAAACATACACAACTCTCTTATGCCATTCTTGAGGTACATGTTAACATTGTCCATGATCTTCGGTTCAAGAATCGTTTGATGTTAAGTGCATTGCTTAGATGTTGTTTAGGGGTTATAAAGTCGAAAAACATCACAAGAAAAGCCTGGACTGCACTACAGGCCCCAAGATGAGCCAACAAGCCAAAAGAAAGTTGGCAAGGGCAGAGGGGTTTCGCCATTAGCGAAATTCATCTGGGCAAGTTCTGGAACATTTCGCTATTAGTGAAATATTTCGCGAATAGCGAGTTTCTTCGGGTCTGTGATGCAGATTTTggatttttaacctaaacaTCATCCAATCTGATCCTGCAATGCATCATACACATCCAACAACTTGTATAAACATTAGAAAACACCTTACATGGCAATTTTAACATATAACAACAAGATTGGCATTTGGGCACTAAAATCGAATCATAGCAATTTAGCCTAAGATCATGTTACCTCGCTAGAATTACACAAACCCAAAGGTGGTAAACTATCTATAGAACTCACCTCTAACATTCTCCGCAGCTTTGTACATAGTTCCGTCTGAACTCAGACTCCATTTCTGCACCTCCTCGCTAGACGATACTTCATGCTTACTTCGGCGAGTTGTCGCATGTGAACCCCGATTCTGCTCAAATCCTACATCAGGTCCTTTACTTCAAAGTTGTCTCCAGACCTCAATTCTGAACCCGAACTTAGTGAAACTAACGTCAAAACGTCGGGAATTGAATTAGCTATCGGTAGCCACAACAACCGCTTGAATCCGAATCACAGTAAGAGAGTTCTTGCCGTTTCGGTGGAGCCATGTTCCAAAATCCGTAACCAGAATCCAGCAGAAATTACCAAACTTTAAACATGTTTTCCAAACTCGTTTCTAATCTGAATTATACGAAATTTGTGTCCAAACTGTAGGGAATTGAATGGAGAATCTAAAACTTCAATAATTACACAAGTCTGAGGTACCCAGAAACAGCAGTAACTCGATTACACCAGTACTGTCATGAATTTTTACTCATGTTTCAAAGGTACAAGCATAATCTCTTTTAACTATAACAACTCAACCATAAATAGCTTAATTCTCACAACAATTCCAGCACCAACGACAAAAACAATGTTAAGCTATAAATTAACATtcttaaaacagcttatttttatTACCTTATACATTTCCAAGCAAAACCCAAAATCACAAGCTTAAACCCCCACTTTTACACACCCAAGCTTCTAACTTCAAACTTTCTTGCTAGAAACTTAATCCTAAAGCCAATCCAAAGCTCAATTGAACACCCAATAATGCATGCAAGGCCACATCTAAGCTTGATTGCAAAaatgaatttagattatattttttgttatattgttcgtgtcattgaaataaataattttggtttgttataacttaaaagcaacaaacatttatatttttagttttaatcaaaatcaaaatttccaaaaaacaaacacagttcataatttttaaacgttagcgcaataaaaagagcggaaagacggacaCGTAAGTGTCATTATACAATATGTAGTCTGTTGAGAtattttttctacataaaatattaggaatttaataaaaaaaaaattaataagataTTTAGAGGATAAAATCAAAAATctattgagatatttttgtcaaataaaatattaatttttatttaatttagggaataaaatattagttttaaaacataaaaaaaataataaaaatattgagaataaaTGTGGAAGTCACACATGTCATCTACCTCAATTCCTTAAGGATTAAGTTAATAACAACCTAATCTATAataacctctaaaaaaaaacctaaaagaaCTACTATAAATACTCCACGGGTGCATATTTTGTTCTTCTGAGGAATCCTTGTTTTCGTGGCTTTTGTTCTCTTGAAGAAAGCTGTTGTTCGGCGCTTAAAATTAAAGAAGAatgataaaaaacaaaagaataaggTTGCTTGAAGAATTGCCTGAAGGGTGCATCGCGACGATACTATCTTGTAGGACTCCGGTTGATGCTTGTAGGCTCTCTATCCTTTCAAAGTCTTTCCGTTCTGCAGCCGATTCCGACACCGTCTGGGACCGTTTTCTTACTTCCGACTCTATCATCTTACAATCTCCTTCACTGGCAAACACTTTTACCAAAAAAGATCTCTACATGGCTCTATCTGATCGCCCTATCATCATCGATCAGGGTACAaaggtattttatttttttatctttctgttataccagtttttttttttatagttgttttcgatatttgttattttatttttgtatatgttgAAATGCAGAGCTTTCAATTGCAAAGAAAGAGTGGACAGAAGTGTTACCTGCTTGCTGCTAGATCTCTCACCATTGATTGTCGTAACGTGGACGGTGAGAAAGAGTGGATTCCCATGCATGATTCTAGGTTAGttctttattttcagtttttctttaaactgtgtgttttttttttttaagggtacgTAGTCTCGTGACTAGAAATTCACCATTTaaagtgattttattttctatgtCTTTTGATTGGTCTTGTTACCCTCATTAAGCGATGCCATATAAATACTCATGAATCACTTTCaacttttatttctttctaaaTTCCTGAATTCTTATCTTTGCAACGTTTTGCACAATTTTTACAGGTTCCCGGAAGTTGCTAAGCTCAGTCTTGTGTTCTCGCATGAAATTCGTGGTATTATTAAGACTCTTTCCTTGTCCCCAAATACTCAGTATGCAGCTTATCTCGTCTTCAAGATAATTGATGCCTGTGGAAGTAAGAACGAACCCGTGAACTTTTCTGTCGGTGTCAGTGGTGGCAACAGAAGTATTAAATCTGTTTGTTTGGATCCAAACTTGGAACATAGGACGCACAACAACGAAGCAGGATTGCAACGTCCTAGTGTTAGATGTGATGGATGGTTGGAGATTGAGATGGGAGAATTCTTTAATTCAAGCCTCAAAGATGAAGAAATCCACATGAGTGTTATCCAGAGGAGTGGTACGTGGGTGAGGGGAAATTTGTTTATTGAAGGAATCGAAGTTAGGCCTAAGTATGGCAATTAAGCAATATTCATTTAATTGTACGGTCCTGTTGTATTTGAAGTCCACATAAGTTGTATTACttgtaattataataattatttttatattattatcataATTTTGGGATAATTGTGTTTTACCTTATATCGTAATACAATATTTAGTGATTGAATATGTTCTAAAATGTGATGTTACTTATGAGAAATTATACTGATTTAGattataaagtttgaaaaacaTATTGACAACAATCAATATAGTTTGGGTTGTTCTGCTAATGTTTAATAAGTTTCAAGAGATATGTCATATTTTGCTCTAACAAtgtaatcatataaatatattttaatggattttacatattgttgtatattttcaaatttctttagGTGAGTTGATATATTAGTTATAAGTAGGAAGTTAGGGCAAACATGATCGTCTCAAATCTCAATGACAGTAATCAATTTAAAAGGAAGTATAATGTTTAATATGGGAAAAGATATGTTATTGAAGAaatgtatagttttttttttttttttttttaatacaaagtGCCTTAAAGTGTTGGTGCAAACTTAATGCTTACACTCAATGATCAGAGAGAAAAGAGAGTTTAAAAGGTTTTGTTCGATGTTGAGAAATTGTATTGAATAATGGTTATGATACAAGATATTGATATGTGATATGAGTTACATATCAATTGAATACAAAAATTAAGTACTTAGAGGCTAGGTGAAGTTACTTGATCTGCAAGTCACTAACCAACCAACCAACTAACTAACAAACATAACAAACATAGTTGGATTTCTCCATAACATGCTCCCTATAATCCAACTATGGAACGACAAACATTCAAATCAATCCAATTGCATTATTCCTAATTTCTTTCCAAGAGACCAGAACCTATCAACCTCAATCTCATAGTCAGACTGTCAGCAAGTTGAGAATATTCACTTGGGAAGTGCTTCACCTCTAGCTTCCCATGATTCACCTACTCCCTTGAGAAATGAAATCCAGCTTTTATATGTTTACTTTCCATGTAGAACTGGATTCTTAGCTAAGGTGGTGGATGATTTGTTGTCCAGTTGCAAAACAATTGACAGAAACAATGTTAAGCTATAAATTAACATtcttaaaacagcttatttttatTACCTTATACATTTCCaagcaaaactcaaaatcaCAAGCTTAAACCCCCACCTTGCTAGAAACTTAGTCCTAAAACAATCCAAAGCTCAATTGAACACCCAATAATGCATGCAAGGTCACATCTAAGCTTGATTGCAAAAATCTCCAAAGATGACAAAAGGGAGGAGGTGGCTCGGCTAAGCAAGAGTCATGAGGAATTAGGCTTGTTGAATGAGATTAAATGATGGAAGGTCTAAGCTTAAGTGATTGTGTGTTGAATTTCAACCTATTTTGGTGGAGAAGGATGGATTAGGGTAAAGAGGGGAGTGAGAAGGGAGTTTGGGTGGAGAGAGTAGGAGTTTCATGTGTCTTGGTGGAATGAAAGTAAATGAAGAGAAAGTGGAGATCTTGACTTATATAGCTTCCATGGACAAAGACTCTTTGCCCTTCCTTAAATCACAACTTTATAGTTCTCCACTTGCTCTAAGTTTTTCGAGAGTTAACAATATTCTCCGTTATATCATTAACCCTTCATAACTATTTTTTCTGTCATGTTCATCGATACCGCAGTTGAGAATTTAGCGGATATTACaattttatgtaacagaaatatcTTAACTAACTACATATAATATTTTCAACCGTCCTTTCAATCAAATCCATTAAATATTTCACTTTTCTTTAGGGAATTaaattcttcattttattttttaaatattttttggtttaattaattaatgtctaCTTCCtgaccaaaaataataaaattaatgtcTACTTCACTTTTAGCATTACTAGTTTTTTTACTTGacgttgttggaacaaaatgtgtttaatatTACCCtttagagttttgatgataacaaagtattaaaaattgtcaattggatatgctaatatttgttcaagtgtgcaggaccataaacaaaaatttagtgTCTCTTTGAAgtataggttctggaagaacaaatgagagcaCTGGAATCAACAAGAATgaagcttgaagcatctgaagaaaagtgGTTCTGAAGTTCAaatgctcctgaagtgatgacgtcatcagaagcaccTCATCAGAAGCAACATCACTAGAAGCAGTTTTTCATCAGGAGCTGAAGATCATTAGAAGATGagagacttaaagcttcaaaggttgttcaaacGATTTAATCACGCCTAGCATTGCAGAAGACCAGAAGAGTGAAGCAACAGCTAATtcaaaaggatttgaaggcattggatgtttgttctttgaagagcgCTGAAATAggacaattgtacgaagtgtacaaccacttaCTCCACTACATTGTTTTGTCTCTGCAACAAGTCAAGAATAACAGCTACGCCTGCAACAGTGTTCCTTCAGACTTGGAATGGATtcgaaattgatccttcataggacaataacaaaatcaggcaaaagatcattggtgattgataaaagcttcaaacgactcttttttgatgtgctggcaattcaacaacgtctctttcacacctctatataaaggagtgaagacttagagaatggcaAGACTCACATAACAATttgaaagcgccaaaactctgtcaaaattgttctgcatcaaaagttcacttagaatttcttatcaaagttcatatcttagaaattctagagtcttaagagtctgtatttgatttgtattgtgaacaccactgattgtatatcaagtgttcaaccttaaacaatttctttgtaattctgtttgaataggaaatctcttgttgttgtgcttgagtagtttgaagtctcttgctagttttagcagtgagcaattgtaatcagatattataTTTTAGTGAACTTTcattggaagtgcaagggggacaggactactTTTGATTTGTGGAAGAaacctgtataattgttttgtgtctttcttctctctctctctctctctctctctctctctctctatctctctctctctctctgttttaacCGATGATTTAGaatctgaacatcacttcagaagtggAACTCTATCTGCTTTTGATTAGTGACTTCAGTAGGAGAAAACGAAgtaaaagctaacacaattcaacccctcttcttgtgtttttctcaccttcaggcGTTGCTCGGGTTAGCCATATAATTTAGGATGATCAAAATTTTGTATGCAGGGTATTCTCAAATAAAATTCACCACGGATCGGTGCGGGAAAAATATCTTAATGGATGCACacgaatagaaaaaaaaaaccatattttaagtACTCGTAATTATTAACACATACAGATGAAATTAACTGGATTTAGCAAAATTATTAACAgatatagaataaaataaacattttctaAGTGTCTGGACTTGTAGAAATCCATACTCGTTATTATATTAgtaaaattatacaattttcGTATTACTTAAATAAAACTCTTCTCGTTATGAAGTAAAATATATCTGGATTTcctaattaatgatttttgtttgattagtaagatgttttttttatggagGTTAGTAATTTGTTGAAAGTTGgttgtataatatttttgtctTATCAAAATAGATGAGATAAATTTAAAAGTTGTCAGCTCATTGATAAAAGGTTGACTTTTCAACTTCAAGAGATGTTGTCCAAATCTCATATTGAACACTtgcaaaattattattagtgtcgctattattaataataaatttcagaaataaattttacataatttcaattatttttataataatgcattttattgtataaaatatattttacacgTTGATATTTGTAAATATCTGAAATACCTTAATATTATCCATTAATACTCATCTAGAGGATATTAATACCAATCTGAAAACgacataaatatcatttttatcaaatagaGATAGTTAACTACTGTTTATACCCGTGATATTTATTATCATCCATGATAATAGCAtagtaaaaaaacaacaataacaacagcaataaaataataatagtaataattattattattataataaaaaaagtaataataattaagtaACACTTCcgttaaaaagaaattatttcaacATTCTCCGAAGGAAAAAAAgaccatttttaatatttttctttctcttcaaccCTTTTCTCTTTGACCCTCTCCAACCCTTATACAAAGATCATTCACATCAACACAATCAAATTCGAATTGGATTCATACTCCAAAGGAAGATCCTATCCATAACCAGCTTCGTTTGTTCAACATAGATCTGAGTGTTGTTGTGTTTCATATCTTTGGAATtgaaagtgggagaagagaaggAAGTTAAGTATCTACGTTTCCACAATttcaatcctttttttttattattttttttatttaagagtTCTGccttttggattttgttttccATGTAATGCTAATTTTATGGTGATTTATTTGTATTAATAgtatgttgttgatggttgtaATTGAGGAAGAAAAGGATACGAGTTTTAAATTTGATAATTAGGGATGAGTTCATCTTTACTCCATTTACACTTGCTCCATTTACCCCTGTTCAGTGCATAGATGAGTGACACGTGGCAAAAATAAATTCCAGGCCTGGGATTAAATGGTTTAAAATAGACATTCTTTGATACAACAATACACATGTTCCATCTTCTCTTTGTGACCTCTATCGCCATCCTCAGCTCTGCTACTTTCACCTCCACCTCCATCAACAACAGATCTGAAATTCAGTATTATGTTTTCTCCGAACATGTTGTTGTTTCCACGGAAACTACCTCTTGACACAAAGGATCAAGtaacaaaatctctttcaatGTAACAGTTGCTTTTATAAACTCCAAATTCACTACCATGGCTTTATTTCTCGTTATTAACACAATaataaagaattaattaataaacatgAAATCCTAATTCACAAACTAGATTGAAATTGTAAACCCTAAAATTGAATTATCGAGGATATTGGAGGAATGAGAGAAGACATGACCGAGAATTTTGAGGTCTCTAGCGGGAATGGCGGCATGGAAGATGATGGTGTTTTTCTCCCACTCGACGAGTTCAGACTTACCGAACCGGTCAAACCGCATCCATAATCTAGCACCACAGGTTTTAGGCGATTCTCAGATGGTGAACTGGTGATTTCGAGCGTCAACGGCGGAGAGCGGGGAGGCGGTGAGGAAAGTTTGTTGGAGCGGCAGCGAAAGGAGAGAAGGCTCTTGGTCTTACTTGTCTTTTTCATAGTAATATATCTTATGATTATAATCAATGTCCATGGCAGTCACAAAAGACCATATCAATGTAGAAACTCCCATTTAATCAATGAATCAGCTGCAGAAACCTTAGTTGGGGAGGATGCAGAAGTAGATGACTGAAAATGAGATGCACCTTTAACCATTTAATCACAACCCTTGAATTTATTTCTGTCACGTGTCACTCATATATGCACTGAACAGGGGTAAATGGAGCAGGcgtaaatggagcaaagatggactCATTAGGGATTCAAGGTTATTGTAATGGAGGAAGAAATGAATAATTGGATCCAATTAATTTGAGATTTTAGCCACAAGTGAATGATTTAAtcaaatttggatttttgtgGGCTTGTGTTGTTTGTATTGTTCAATTGTTTATGAGTTTAtatgaatataaaatttaagatgataaagatgaagaggaagaagagggaaggagaagaagaaagggaaaaaaaattaggtgttggtggttCAATGCGGTATATAATGGACTTGCAATCAAATGgtcaaaacaatataaaaaatattagacattaaaaaataaacggACAGGACCAAAATGGTAAACGGCAGAATATTTATGGGAtcaaattgagacattttataattaggggaccaaattgaaaaccaaaaataagttattttttttttacggaaaaaaaccaaaaataagttaaaagacaaaatgatgtattaaccctatatatatatatatataatatagagagagagagagaaagggctATTAATAGAGTCCAAAGAAGGAAAATGCTAGATGTAGCGAGAAATCCTTTCCCCACATTTTCACGATATGAGCTGTCAAATGGTGGTTGGCTACTTGTACACATGTCACCCATGATTTCTGTTTTAGGAATCCTGTCACACGCTTGTCTCTATTTCTCTCTCAAACACAACGCACATCACCCTCCGTTccacctttttcttttttcaattttcatcttcttcaaccttACACTTTTTCTTTCCACtatattttcatcaaatatatatttcactaAAAAGTTCATGCTTTTCTCATCTGGGTTCTGTAATTCTCCATTACTTCAGAATTGCAGAATTTACCTAAGAGATGAAGGATTTGTATGCTCTTgccaaatcaaaatatttatctgatttttcactttttattaGAAGTTTACAATATTGTTAATGGTTATTAATTTGAGATGTTTACATCTTCTTTTGACCTGAGTAGGTAAGAGTAATTGTCATATGCATAAAAGTAAGTCTTTTAGGGGGTTtattggatcatgattctaagggattttaaaagacttttttatcatgaaaaagtcttgtggtattcaatcaagactctttccaatttaaaaaaagtcttgtgttattcaatcaagattctttgtcatttaaaaaaagtcttgtggtattcaatcaagactcttaatcacttaaaaaaagtctagtggtattcaaaatcattcaaatttcgaaggattgtttaataaataagattttgatggattttgtgggattttctagtgaaattttagcatg
It encodes:
- the LOC25490666 gene encoding putative F-box protein PP2-B12; translation: MIKNKRIRLLEELPEGCIATILSCRTPVDACRLSILSKSFRSAADSDTVWDRFLTSDSIILQSPSLANTFTKKDLYMALSDRPIIIDQGTKSFQLQRKSGQKCYLLAARSLTIDCRNVDGEKEWIPMHDSRFPEVAKLSLVFSHEIRGIIKTLSLSPNTQYAAYLVFKIIDACGSKNEPVNFSVGVSGGNRSIKSVCLDPNLEHRTHNNEAGLQRPSVRCDGWLEIEMGEFFNSSLKDEEIHMSVIQRSGTWVRGNLFIEGIEVRPKYGN